One stretch of Eretmochelys imbricata isolate rEreImb1 chromosome 1, rEreImb1.hap1, whole genome shotgun sequence DNA includes these proteins:
- the CD80 gene encoding T-lymphocyte activation antigen CD80: MVCAAGAELMWSGLALKNWFWQGLFVLHFTGLVCFPAVFAQEMMLKAKVGDSVLLPCCYKLPSLHALFNYRVYWQTTNSEVAIAYSKGVQLKTDAKYENRTKMDLQNLTMSIFPVKLSDNDIYKCIVQELEDGAYKRACDVTVVLAVVADFSKPVISADVPKDACGSTEVMVNCSSHGGFPKPRVSGILNNMSVDWQTKPAASENSLYNVTAKLQLNLTEDIVLTCTIEYDDFKVSSNYSLKKLKECSSPRLLPQGAIIASSLVLICIFLVAIALLLKYFWCHGCEQLRCSHSPVPQDPVVGTEIKEGVRVVIHSPAVKLEAESF; encoded by the exons TTTGTTTCCCTGCAGTCTTTGCACAGGAAATGATGCTCAAAGCCAAAGTGGGAGACAGCGTCCTCCTGCCCTGCTGCTATAAACTACCCAGCCTACACGCCCTGTTTAACTATCGTGTTTACTGGCAAACAACAAATTCGGAAGTAGCGATTGCTTACTCAAAAGGTGTGCAGCTCAAGACCGATGCAAAGTATGAGAACCGGACCAAGATGGACCTACAGAACCTCACAATGTCGATCTTCCCAGTGAAACTATCAGACAACGACATATATAAATGCATAGTTCAAGAGCTAGAGGATGGAGCTTACAAGCGCGCATGTGACGTGACTGTGGTTTTGGCGGTTGTAG CTGACTTCAGCAAGCCGGTCATATCAGCGGATGTACCCAAAGATGCTTGTGGCTCAACTGAGGTGATGGTGAACTGTTCTTCTCATGGGGGCTTTCCAAAGCCCAGAGTCTCCGGGATCCTCAATAATATGTCTGTGGATTGGCAAACCAAGCCAGCTGCCTCAGAAAACAGTCTCTATAATGTCACCGCCAAATTGCAGCTCAATCTGACTGAAGACATTGTCCTCACATGTACCATTGAGTATGATGACTTCAAAGTGTCCtctaactactctctga AAAAACTAAAGGAATGTTCTTCTCCAAGACTTCTGCCCCAGGGGGCCATTATTGCCTCGAGTTTGGTTCTCATCTGCATCTTCCTTGTGGCCATTGccttgcttttaaaatatttctggtgTCATG GCTGCGAACAACTGCGGTGCTCTCACTCCCCTGTCCCTCAAGATCCAGTAGTGGGAACTGAAATAAAAGAGGGTGTAAGAGTTGTCATTCACTCCCCTGCAGTAAAGTTGGAAGCAGAATCTTTCTGA